One stretch of Miscanthus floridulus cultivar M001 chromosome 18, ASM1932011v1, whole genome shotgun sequence DNA includes these proteins:
- the LOC136519676 gene encoding long chain acyl-CoA synthetase 4-like: MKHLVEVEPATATTGPAYRNARAKDGLLQAPPGLHSCWDIFRTSVEKYPDNPMLGRRRVVDGKAGEYTWATYREVYDVVMKLAASIDKSGIKQGESCGIYGANCPEWIISMEACNALGVCCVPLYDSLGAGAVEFIICQAEIQIAFVEENKIAELLKTCHATSKYLKTVISFGGVTNDHKDEAKKHGLSIFSWEEFLIMGGSHNFDLPEKKRSDICTIMYTSGTTGDPKGVMISNESLLVNIAGPDSVLQYIGEVLDQDDVYLSYLPLAHIFDRMFEEVFIYHGSKIGFWRGDVKLLVDDIAALKPTVFCAVPRVLDRIYSGLTARISSGGILKKTLFNIAYKMKLDSMRKGIKHEKAAPFFDKLVFSKVKERLGGNLRVIVSGGAPLAVPVEEFFRVVTCAYVIQGYGLTETCAGSIVSIPNEYSMLGTVGPPVPHIDVRLESVPEMGYDALSSVPRGEICIRGSVLFSGYYKREDLVQEVMIDGWFHTGDIGEWQPDGSLKVIDRKKNIFKLSQGEYVAVENLENVYGVLQDIDSIWVYGNSFESSLVAVVNPNQQALERWAEQNGITGSFAELCEHSRAKEHILAELTKIAKEKKLKGFEFIKAIHLDPLPFDIERDLITPTYKKKRPQMLKYYQGVIDAVYKNMK; the protein is encoded by the exons ATGAAGCACCTGGTGGAGGTGGAGCCGGCGACGGCGACCACGGGGCCGGCGTACCGGAACGCGCGGGCGAAGGACGGCCTCCTGCAGGCCCCGCCGGGGCTCCACAGCTGCTGGGACATCTTCCG GACGTCCGTGGAGAAGTACCCCGACAACCCGATGCTCGGTCGCCGGAGAGTGGTCGACGGCAAG GCGGGCGAATACACCTGGGCGACTTACAGGGAAGTCTATGATGTGGTGATGAAGCTTGCAGCCTCCATCGACAAATCCGGAATCAAACAG GGTGAAAGCTGTGGTATATACGGCGCAAACTGCCCCGAATGGATCATCAGCATGGAG GCTTGCAACGCGCTTGGGGTTTGCTGCGTTCCCCTCTATGATTCTCTcg GTGCTGGGGCGGTGGAGTTTATCATTTGCCAAGCCGAAATCCAGATCGCGTTTGTGGAGGAAAATAAGATCGCAGAG CTCCTGAAAACTTGTCATGCTACTTCGAAGTATCTGAAAA CGGTTATAAGCTTTGGAGGGGTCACAAATGACCATAAAGATGAAGCTAAAAAACATGGCCTGTCCATTTTCTCTTGGGAGGAATTCCTGATCATG GGTGGCTCTCATAATTTTGATCTGCCTGAAAAGAAGAGATCTGACATCTGTACAATAATGTATACAAGTGGCACAACGGGAGACCCTAAAGGAGTTATGATATCAAATGAAAGCCTTCTTGTAAATATCGCGGGCCCTGATTCTGTACTTCAGTATATTGGTGAAGTT TTAGATCAAGATGATGTCTATTTGTCATATCTTCCACTAGCCCATATCTTTGATAGAATGTTTGAGGAAGTGTTCATTTACCATGGATCAAAAATTGGATTTTGGCGTGGG GATGTCAAACTATTGGTTGATGACATTGCAGCACTAAAACCAACAGTATTCTGTGCTGTTCCACGTGTgctggacaggatatattcag GTCTTACAGCTAGGATTTCGTCAGGTGGTATACTGAAGAAAACTCTATTCAACATTGCTTATAAGAT GAAACTGGACAGCATGAGGAAAGGAATTAAACATGAGAAGGCAGCCCCATTCTTTGACAAATTAGTTTTCAGCAAG GTGAAAGAAAGGCTTGGTGGAAATTTAAGAGTTATTGTATCTGGAGGTGCCCCTCTAGCTGTACCAGTGGAAGAATTTTTTAGGGTTGTGACATGTGCTTATGTTATTCAAGGCTATG GACTGACGGAAACTTGTGCGGGATCTATAGTTTCGATACCAAATGAATACTCCATGCTTGGGACTGTTGGTCCACCTGTTCCACATATAGATGTACGCCTCGAGTCAGTTCCAGAGATGGGTTATGATGCTTTGTCTAGTGTCCCACGTGGAGAGATATGCATAAGGGGAAGTGTTCTGTTCTCTGGATACTACAAAAGAGAGGACCTTGTGCAGGAAGTCATGATTGATGGCTGGTTTCACACTG GAGATATTGGTGAGTGGCAACCAGATGGATCCTTAAAAGTGATTGATAGAAAGAAGAATATTTTCAAGCTTTCGCAGGGGGAATACGTTGCAGTGGAAAATCTAGAGAATGTATACGGTGTTCTTCAAGATATAGATTCA ATATGGGTATATGGGAATAGTTTTGAATCTTCTCTTGTTGCTGTTGTCAATCCGAACCAACAAGCTCTTGAACGCTGGGCGGAACAAAACGGTATTACTGGAAGTTTTGCTGAACTATGCGAGCATTCAAGAGCCAAAGAACATATTCTTGCAGAGCTCACAAAGATTGCGAAGGAAAAGAAG CTGAAAGGCTTTGAGTTCATAAAAGCTATCCATCTTGACCCGTTGCCATTTGATATCGAGCGCGATCTCATCACCCCAACATACAAGAAGAAACGGCCACAAATGCTCAAATACTACCAG GGAGTAATCGATGCGGTCTACAAGAACATGAAGTAA